In the Choloepus didactylus isolate mChoDid1 chromosome 3, mChoDid1.pri, whole genome shotgun sequence genome, CTAGGGCAAGGCCTCAGCTCGGCTGTCCTGCTCCTGTCCAGCCCAGGACGCCATCGACAggccccagctccccaccccgAGTGGCCCAACTCTGCTCCCTGACGGTAGATGGGGGTCCCAGATGAGGTGGGGTCTGTCTGAGGGGCTCCCCAGGGTGGGCTgcatgtggggtggggtggggagctccCGGGCTCCTGAGGACCTCCCGGTGGAGTGGACTGGAGACCCCTGGGGCCTTGGTCCCCTACTCCTCCGCTCAGCCGGGCGGGGGGCACAGGGGAGGCCCTGCCCATCATGGCCAGTTGACAGGGGGCTCCTGCGGCCCTGAGTCCCGGCCGGCTCCAGGAATGGGGGGGTGTCTCTGCGCCTCCTCGGGGACTGGGGTGCTACAGACAGCTGGGGGGTGCACATTTGCATGCGCCCAGGAACGGCAGCCCCTGCAACAGCCCGTTGCGGTCACTTCCCAGCCTCCGCCCAGGCCTTGCACGGGGAGCCACGGGAGGGGGAAGGTAGGGCTGACACTGCCGGGCTGCGGGGGCCCCCACAcccccccagcccaggcctcctCCCCCGGCACCCCTCTTTGCCTCTGAGAGCGCAGGCCCCAGCAGGCCGGGCGCCCGTGTGAGTCACCCTGGGCTGGGCCGGGGCCTCCCGCGCTCTGTCTCGCTCCAGACCCTCGCGGTCTGGGCTTCAGGggacttgggggtggggtggggtggggagcagggaggggcagAGAAGCAGAAACCCAGAAGGGTGGTCTGGCAGCCCAGGGGCTCCCACGGGTGGGCCAGGGGAGACCCTCCTCGTTGGGCGGCCGGGGGGCTTGGGCTCGGTCATAGTACTGGGGTCCCGGGGAGATGTCCAGCCGGGGGGGGCTGTGATGAAACGGCAGCTCTTGAGGGCCTGATTCCAGGGGGGTCGGAGAAACCCAGAGTTCGGGGGAGCATCGAGAGCTGGGGGCAGACGGCTCAGCGTAACCGGGGGCCGAAGACACGCGGCGTAAACCGCAGGCAGGACCCAGCCTGGGTGGCGGCTTAGGAACAGTGACTTTGAAGAATAAAGTTATTTTAATGATAATGGACCATCCCTTTAGAGGGAGCCCTCGCGGTgaagggtggggtgggctggAGGCGACCCTGGGGGTCACAGGGAGAGGGAGGAGCCTCTGGGAGCCATTCGGTAGAACGAGCCAAGAGCCCAGAAAACGTCCCTGCCCCTTGACCCGGGCTGCCAGCCCCACGGGGACAGGCCGCAGCGAAGGGGGAGCTCTCAGACAGGGGTCAGAGACACCGGCCGCCGTGGGGTGCTGAGGGGGCGGCACGGTGGCCCCGAGAGAGAGGGTCATGCCCCAACCCCGGACCTCACCTGGGAAAAGGGAATCTGTGGATGTCATTAAGGATCTTGGGAAGGGGACACTGTCTGGGATTACGGGGGAAGGCGGGCTCAGAGGCCGAAGGACATGGCCCCAAGCCCAGGAGCGCCCCGAGCCGCCGGGAGTGGAGGGCCAGTGTGCGTGGGAGAGGCAACTGTGGGCCAGGCTCTCAGGGGCAGATGGACGGGGGGAGGCAGGAGCACAGACCCCAGGGCCCCCATCAGCCCCCAGTGGGAATAAAGCGGACAGCCCCTGCCTCGGGGGTGCCAGCGAGAGCCGGGTTCAGGCTGGGCCGTGGGGCCTGCTGTCCACAAAGGACAGGGGCCCTCCCTGGACCCCCCTGGGCCAGCCCCCAAGCACCCTGCCCAGAGGCTCGCCCCTCCTCCCGCCCCACCCCAGCCTGAGTCCTGCCCCTCCTGCCTGGGGGGAGGGTGGAGCCCACTGCGGCCCCTGGGGGAGGGGCCCACACCCATCCTGTACATCAGGTAACAGCCTGAGAAGCCGGGTGAAGGGTTAGGGCAGAATGTGCCGCTGCAGCCTCTGGGAGGGACTCCGGGAGGGGCATCCGGGACCGGACGCGGGGGGTGCCCTCTGGCAGGACAGGAGCTCGGCCAGGTCAGGCGACAGGGCGGCACGCTGCAGAGCTGCTGAGCCATCGGTGCACACGGCGGAGTGAGAGGCTGGGGGCCAGGCCTGCCTGTGGCCTGGGGAGGGTGGAGGAGGGGCCGTCACAGAGCAGTGTCCCCTGCCCGTTTTCCTTGTGAGCAATCTAAGTCCCCACCGAAGGCCTGTCCTGGGGCCACAAGCCAGGAGGTCAGCGGCACTGGGCGGGGCAGCCCCAAGTGCCCAGAtgtcctctctcccctccctggcTCCCGTAGGCCTTGGCCACCAGGGCCCCCCACCTCCCTGGGCTGGGGGCCAGGATGGCACCCGAGTCATGGCCCAATCTTCCCAGCTCCAAGGGCCCCACCCCAGGGTGCCAGCGAGCCAGCTCCGGCTTTGCCACTAGCACCCCCATAGTCTTTCCTCGGACCCCCGGGGCCAATTCGCCCGCCGGGGTCCCCGGACCCAGCTCAGCCCCCTCTAGACGCCGAGGCTGGGCAGGACACCGTCTGCCCCCCGCCTCTCCCGTGCCACCGTCCTCCACCCCGGGCCTGGACGCACACGCCTCCGCCTCCCGAAGGATCCGGGTCACCCCGCAGGGCGCAGCTCCAGCGGCCCCTTCTCCAGAAGCCTCCTGGATACCCCCGACCGAGAGCACCCCTTTTCCTCTCTGATTTCCCCGGGACTCCCGGCCCGACCTCTCCAGCGATGGGGGGCCTTGGCGCCCCCCACCCGGGCTCCCACGCTCTCGGAGACTGCCCGGCGCCCCCACGCGGCCCCGCCTCCCGCTAATCCCCTCCGCGGGCGGAGGCGGGACGAGCCGCGGCCCCGCCTCCCGGACCGCCCCCGCGGGGGAGGACCGTGCCCCTGGCCGCGAGCGAGCCGGGCCGGGGGCGGGCCCGGGGCGGGCCcggaggcggggcggggcggcccCCACTGGCTGCGGCGCGCGGGGCGCCCGGGGCCCTCAGTgcgcggcagcggcggcggcggtggtggTGGCGCGGGAGGCTGGCGCTGCGCGGTGGTGCTTGCCCGGCGCACGGATCCCCGCGCGGACCGACGGCCGAAGGGAGGGGGCGGCGCTGGGCCCCGAGCCGAGCGGGAGCCGCGCGCAGGGAGCCGGGCGCCGGCGGCCGCCAGGTGGGCGCGCGGGGAGCCGGGCGGGGCGCGCGGGGCCGGGGCGCGCGGTGGGCGCGGAGCCGGGGCGGTGCCATGGCGGGGCCGGGGCCCGGCGCGGGCTTCCCGCTTTGAAAGtttgccgccgccgccgccctggGAGGGCTTTGCCGCAGCCAGGAAgagcagggggaggagggagggcccGCGGCGGGAGGAGGCGGCCGGCGCCAGGCAGCCCGGGAGCGctgggcggcggcggcgggcggggcGGCCGCGGGGTGAAGGGGCACGGGACAGCAGCGGGTCCCGCACCGCGGCCGTCCTCCGACCCCCGCTGACGCGCAGCGCCTCCTCCCCGCAGACCCGGGAGTGGCGCCCTCCTCCCGCCGGTGCCCGTGCCGGGCCGTGGGGGGCAGCATGCCCGCGCGCGACGCCTGAGGACGCCGCGGCCCCCGGCTCCGCCATGGGCTCCCCGGCCTGCGCCCTCGCGCTCTGCGTGGCCGTGGCTGTCGTGGCCGGCGCCACCTCGGGGCTCCCGGGCACGGAGCTGCGCGTCGGACCGAGAGCGGCAGGTAAGGAAAGCCCCGTCGGGCGCGGAGGGAGGGGCCGGGGGCGGCGGGCGCCGTGCCTGGTTCTGCCGCCCTCTCCCCGGGGCTGGCGCAGGGGCGGCGCAGCGGTTTGTGGGGCTCCTGGAACCACGCGCCACCCCAATGCGAGGCCGCCGCGGGGAGCTCGGCTCAGCCTTGGCGTCCGCCGCCCTGGTCCCCCGCGGCTCCCCCGCGGCGCTGCCGGCCGCCCTCCGCGCCCGCCCCCGGAGCCGTCGGAGGGAGCGGGAACTGCGTTTCCACGGTTCCCGTTGTCGTTCCGCGGATTCCAACGAGATGCACAGCTCCTGGtatcgccccccccccccccgttccCGGTCTCAGCTACTGGCCACCGTCGGCCGAAGCGCGAGGCGGGGCCGGGGAGGGTGGCGGGCGTGAGAGCACGGCGGCCGGGCCCGCGTCACGAGGTGACACTTCCAGGTGCGCCGGGGCTCCCCAGCCAGGCTCTCGTGCCCGGCAGCCCGAGCGGATTGCCAAGGGGGCTGCCCCGGGAGGGCGCGTCGAACCCTTGGCCCGGGCGCTGGCGGGCGAGCGGGGCTGTTGTCTGAGGGACTGGGGGCCGCGGCCCCGCGCTGGCCGTCGAGGTCTGGCGGGTCGCTGAGGGTCTCGGAGGAGGGCCGCGGAGGGGCGGGAGCGCGACTCCGGCCGGGCCCCGCCCCCGCACACGCGCCGCGGCCCGGGGTGCCGCCCGCCCTCGGCACGCGCGCCTCCAGGGCCCCGCGCCTTCTGGGACCCGCCGCGGTCCGCTCGGGCCGAGAGGGGTGGCCTGGCGGGCGGCCAGCGGGGAGCCCGACTCCACGGACAGTCACGTCGGGGGGCGCTGGCGAGGCCCCGCGCGCCCCGGGCCGATCCCCGTCCGCGGCCCGACTGCCTGGCTGCTCGCCGCGCAGGGAGGCCTTCCCGGTGAGCTCTCGCCCCGCCCCGGCTGAGGCGCGAACAGCCGCCCCTTTGTGCCGTGGCGCGGCCACAGACGCGCATTGATGGCGGCCGGCGGGGAGGTGTGAGCTGAGCGGCCGCGGGCGCGGGAGCCGGGCGGCGTCGGGCCGCGCGCAGGAAGGAGGCAGATGGCGGCCGCCCCTCCCGCGCCCCCCTCGCGGCGGCGGCTGTAGCCGCGCAGAACAATGTCATTTTTTTATGAATGAGAGTGGGCCGGGAGGCTGAATGTGCGTGTCATTCAGCAGCGTGACAGAGGCCGCCGGGAGGTCAGCGCGCGCCTTTAGCGCCTGCTCGGGCGTCCCCCCTTCCAGGGGCGCCGAATAGGCGGCCGCGAGGGGAGCCCCGCATTAGCATTCGCATTCAGATGAAGATATTACTTCCTACCGCTCGGGAATGTCAAGTAGCCCCGGGGGAGGGGCGGCTGGGCGGGGCTCCAGACCCTCTGGGGCACCCCGCGGGTCAGAGGGCCCCCAGGGCCCGACCCCCGACCCCGTTCCCCTCCAGGAAAGGAGGAGCAGGGAAGCTCTCCGGGCAGATGTGGGCCCTGGACAGAGGGGCCGGGAGCCCCCAGGTGCGCAGGCAGCGGGGGTGCCGCGGGCTGCACTGGGGTTGACGGAACAGGTTGCCAGTTGGTAGATCAATAAACCGAATCCTGTTCCTGTGGCAGCCTGGCGCGCTCCCCAGAGTAAATTCTGGAGCCGGAGAGGGCTGGGGTCAAGGGCTCGGGGTAGGTGCTGGCCGCTGGGCCGCCCCGGCCACTCCAGGCCCTGACACAGCCGCCTCTGTCTGACATGGGGCTACATTccaggtggggggctgggggtggcccCCACAGTGCACCTGGCTGCACCCCAGGTCACAGGGAGGTTGATGGAGGGCTGCTCCCCCCCAGATGCAACCCGCCCGGGCTGGGAGTGGTCTTGGGGTGCAGGGCAGTTCCCTgctgcctcctgcccccacctctgCGGGGGCGACTGGACTTTGAGCCCCCCGGGTGGTTGATTAACCCAAGTCCTGGGCCGAGGTCTCCCCCCACCTAAGGCTCTCCGGTTCTTTTTCAGATGAGTCCATTGGGAAGGCGGGGAGGGGACCCCTTCAAACTGCCCAGGGGCCTGGCCCTGTGGCCGGGGGACTCCCTGGTCTCAGCCTTGGGGAGGCTGGGGGTCAGAGGCGGCTCGAGACTGGCTCTGGGTGCccttcccagcctcagtttcctccccagCCCAGTGGGGGGGCAGATAATGGCAGGGCTGTTTGGAGGATTAGGGTAGATAATCCCCTAAACCCTCATTAGCTGCTGGCCCCCGGGTCCCCCTAACTTTGTTATGAAACTTTGCGGAATGTTCTGGGCAGGGCATGAGGTGGGGCAGCTCCCCCTCCGGGCCCTCCTGACATGTCCCTGGAGCTGTGGCCTGCAGCCCACGGGCCCCCGCTGCCCGGAAAGGCCCGGGCCTCTGTGTCGGGGCACCTCCCGGCCCCGCAGTCCTGCCCCAGTGGGCTGGGCCACGTCGGGTTCCAGAAGCTGCCTGCAGGATGTGGAGTGTGTTCTCAGGGGTCACTCCTCTGCCACcaggtgtggggggtggggtggcactCAAGTGTGGTACAAACCGGGAGGAAGGGTCCCAGGGCAGGAATCTCCCCTCCCGAGCAGACCCTCCGGCCGTGGGTCTTGCCCCCACCCTTGAATGCTGTGGCTGCCGTCGTGGGCACTGGGGTCTGTGGGTGGCGGGATCAGGCAGCTGCCGACATGTCCCCACGCCGAGCACTCCTAGGGCACGGCTGGTTCTTAGTCTCCAGCCCCCGGGGTGCAGCTCAGCCCTGTGTGTGGGCGCATGGGGCCCTCAGGGCTCAGCTGGTCCCTGGTGGCCACCCCTGCCCTGGTGGGTACAGCCGGTGTTGCCTCTCTGATGGGTGTGGGCACTGATGCCCAGTGCCCCTGGGGGCAGGGCCCCCTGTTGTTGATGCGGAAACCCCCCAAGGGGCTGAGGGTGCTGAGCTCGTGCCTCGTTCCCAGGAGCGTAGCCCTGGGGGGCACTTACCATCCCCCTGGTGGAGCTGGGCCCGACCCTCCCATGCCCCCAAGCCCCTCACCTCGTCACCCCTCGCCGTCCTGAGATCCCCGCCCTACATCCCTGGGGGCTCTCTGGCCTCTGCAGGGTGGGTGAGCAGGTTAGGGGTCGGCCTTGTGGCGAGGACCCTCCCTCAGCTCAGTGGCCCGGCTCCCCACTGTGGGGGGCAGCTCTGGGCCCCCGTCCCTGGCTGGCCCAGGATGAAGTGAGTGCTTGTGTCCATGGCTGGCCTGCCACCCTCGCCGCCCACCCAGGCCAGACCGGATCCCGCCAGCTGTTGCCCTTGGGCCGGGGCCTGGGGCTGCCCTCAGCCTTCTGGGGGGTCTCAGTAGCCCCAGTGCTGGGTGGTCCCCACGGGACGCAGTGGTCAGGGCGGGAGGTCAGGTCAGGGTGGCCTGAGCCGTGGGTCCGGGGGGGGCCGGGCAGAACCAGGGACCGGTGTGGCCGGCGGGCAGCCGGGCCCGCGAATCTAGGCCGTGCGTCGGCAGAATGACAAGTGAGGGGGCTGCTGGCCCAGCTGGTGGGGAGGAGCCGCCTGTGGGACCCCCACCCCTGTCCTGGGCCCCGAGCCCGGGCTGCCCCCGTGCCCATTGTGTGGCCCTGGCAGGGAGGCCGGGGGACGGGGGTTGGCCCCAGGGCGGCCTGTCCCTGTGTCTTGGGGCCTTGGTGGCCCCCCAGGAGCTGGGCAGCCGATGCGGAGAGGGTGGGGTGAGCTCCTGTGTGTGCCCACCGTGGTGAtggccaccccacctccccgaCTCCACAGCCAGCCCTGCTGCCTGGCCCTGGCAGGCTCATGTCCCGACCAGCCGCGGTGTCCTGCTCCTGGCGCAGCCCTGGGCCCCCTGTGAGCAAGGGCCGCCCACCAGCCGGGAGACCCAGGCCGCTGGTGTCAGAGTCCTTGATGGTTTTGGTCTTTCTCTTGGAGCGTTTTCTTGAACAGGCTCTGCGGAGCTGCTCGAGTGGCAGGTTCTGACTGTGCACACGGGGTTCTGAGCGTGCAGCCTCGCCCCAGCCGGGGAACAGGGCATCCTGCCTTGAGAACACCCCCACGCCGCCCCACACCCCCCCCAGCCCCCGGGGCTGCCCCGGCCCTGCTCCTGCCTTTCGCAGCCTCCGCCCCCCGAGGCCGCAGAGCCCAAGTTGTTTTGAAGAGGGACCCCCAACATCCCCTCTGCCTCAGAGCCTCTAAGCCGGGGGTCTGCAAACTGCCCCCCACATGCCGCCTCAGTGGCCACGTTCTTGGAATGGTTTCGGAACAACCATATTCCGTGCTGGGCAGAAACGGTAAAGTTCAGAAACTGATGTtcctataaataaagttttatcagaaCCACGGCAGCTCCCATGCTACAAGGCAGAGGCGAGGTGCTGGCGCAGACGGCCTGGCAGCACCGAGCCCGCCGGCCGTCCACCCTCGCCGGGCAGCATGGGGCAATGGACTGAGCCAGACCCCAGACCACTCGGCACCTCCCGGGGGGTGTCGagctccctttcctctccccGCAGAGGCCCCGGGCTCCGAGCCCGGCCACCAGGAGCAGCTGGTCGTGGGCAGCGGGGACACCGTGGAGCTGAACTGCCGCCTGCCGGCGCCCGGCCCCTCGGGGCCCACGGTCTGGGTGAAGGACGGGGCCGGGCTGGAGCCCTCCGACCGCGTGCTGCTGTGGCCACAGCGGCTGCGGCTGCTCAACGCCTCCCACGAGGACGCCGGCACCTACAGCTGCTGGCTGCGGCTCACCCGGCGCTCCCTGTGCCACTTCACCGTGCGCGTGGCAGGTGAGTGCCCCCCGTGCGGCCGGGGTGGGCCCAGCAGAGCGGAGCCCCCCAGGAGGGGCTGTCGGAGCGAGGGGCTTCAGCCCCACTGGCAGGACGCCTGAGTCCCTCGGGGCGGGGGCTGCAGCTGAGCCCCGGGAGGGAGAAGGCCGTGCCCTGGGCGCCCGTGGACCCCACACCCTCCGCCCTCCTGCATTGCAGACGCGCCGTCCTCAGGGGACGATGAGGACAGCGAGGACGAGGCTGGGGACACAGGCGAGCACGCAGGTGCGCCAGGGCTGCGGGCGGCAGCTGGAGTTGGGGGCGCCTGTGCTGCAGACTCAGGGCCCCGGGGTTCTGGGAGCCGTGGGGAGGCTGGTGTGGCTGGAGCTGGGGGCCAGgtgatggtggggtggggggccgcAGGTGTGGGCAGAGCAGGGGCCAAGGGGGTGGCCGCAGCAGTGACTGTGCAGGCCGGTTACCGGGTGCTGCCACCTGGAGCTGACCGTGGCCGGGGCGAGGTGCTGGTTTTGGAGGAGCCGAGCTGGAGATGCCGAGAGGTGGATTCACATTGGGAGGGGTGGAGCCCAGTTATAGCTTGGCGGGGTACGGACTGATCCCCACCATGGGCCTGGAGCCTGCGGAAAACCTGGAGAGCAGATGCTGGGGTGCACCTGTGGGTGCGGGGGGCCGGGCAGGCCCATGCGGGGGAGGAAAGGCTCTGTTCCCTGAGGAGCTCCTGGGCTTTCcccactttcccttttccctttggcTGCCGGGAAGTTCAGCGCTCCCTCCACCTCCCCTGAGCTCCCGTGTCCCTGTCTGCACCACCTCCTCCCCGACATGGTTTTCCTGGGTCCAGCTTCGCCAGGGGAGGCTGGTCAGGCATCCCGCTCTGAGGGGCTTCAGGGGCAGCTCTGAGTCTCGGCTCTGGAAGGAGCCCCTTCTTGCCGGGGCCTTGCCACCCCTCCAGGAGTGGGCCCCATGGGCAGAGAGGGGCCTCTGGGCAGCGCAGGAGGGTTGACCCCCAGGGGACACACCTCCCAGTCTCCCCACGAGCCCCAGCAGGGTGGCAGCCTCCAGCCCAGCctagaggaaggaggaaaaccaGCTGCGCAgtgagggagtggggggtggggcaggttCCCCAGGGCGCCGTCCCCCCGGCTCTGGTGGGCGGCTGCGTCTCGCCTGGCTTGGGTGGGCTGCTCCCCGGGCTGTCCGGCACGTTCTCGTGGCCCGTCGGCGACCCGGGGGCCGCTCATGTGGAGGTGGGCACCCCGTCCTCTCGCCTGGGGCAGGCACTTGGGGGAGGTGGGCAGGAGGGCAGAGGACCCTGGCacaggagggggcagggcccgTGGGTGGGCAGGCCAGGGCTCAGGGGTCCGGTGGCCCCCACGACCCACCTGTTAAGCTGCCGCGCCCCTCCCCCAGCAGGGGCCCCTTACTGGACACGGCCTGAGCGGATGGACAAGAAGCTCCTGGCCGTGCCAGCCGCGAACACCGTCCGCTTCCGCTGCCCGGCTGCCGGCAACCCCACCCCGTCCATCTCCTGGCTCAAGAATGGCAGGGAGTTCCGCGGCGAGCACCGCATCGGGGGCATCAAGGTGCGGCCCGGCCTTGCGGGCGCCCACATGGGCTGGGGGGTCCCACTGCCTGCTCACCCCGTGTGTCCACCACCCGCGTGCCTGTGGCCCTGCAGCTGCGGCATCAGCAGTGGAGCCTTGTCATGGAGAGCGTGGTGCCTTCCGACCGTGGCAACTACACCTGTGTTGTGGAGAACAAGTTTGGCAGCATCCAGCAGACGTACACGCTGGACGTGCTGGGTGAGGCTGGGGGTCGGGCGGGCAGGTGGTCAGTGTGCTCGCAGGTGGGCAGGAGAgcgggcaggtgggcaggtgggcaggtgagtgggcaggtgggcaggtgggcaggtgagtgggcaggtgggcaggtgagCGGGCAGGTGGgcgggcaggtgggcaggtggtCAGTGTGCTTGCAGGTGGGCAAGTGAGTGGGCAGGTgtgggggcaggtgggcaggtgtgCTCGCAGGCCCCTCACCGCCCACCGGCCCCGCAGAGCGCTCCCCGCACCGGCCCATCCTGCAGGCAGGGCTGCCGGCCAACCAGACGGCGGTGCTGGGCAGCGATGTGGAATTCCACTGCAAGGTGTACAGCGACGCGCAGCCCCACATCCAGTGGCTCAAGCACGTGGAGGTGAACGGCAGCAAGGTGGGGCCCGACGGCACGCCCTACGTCACTGTGCTCAAGGTGGGTGCTGCCGCCGGCTGGGGTGGAGCGGGAGCTGGGGGCAGGGCGGGCCGGGGTCGGGGGTTTGCGTCCCAGCCCACCCTGGGCCCCTGGCAGTGCTCGGCCCTATgaggggcctcagtttccctgcctgCTCCTCGGGGTTGGCCGGAGCCCATCTTGCTTGGCAGCCCCAGGTGCTCCAGTCCTCCCTGGGCTGGACTCAGGCTGAGGGGCTGCGGCTGGAGGGAGGCGGGGGCCTGCGTGGCTGCGTCCTGGACGCCAGAGACGGGGTGGCCGCCCTTGAGGTGGACCAGTCGCGCGCCAGCTGTGGGCGAGTGTGGCGGGGGGCCCTGCGCCGGGACGGGGCTGGCCTGCTTCCCGCAGCTGCGCCGGGGGGTGCCGGGGGGCGGCCTGGGGCTCGGCTGGTCGCGACACTCACGGCCCGAAGAGGAGCAGCCTCCTGGAGACCCTGGGCTGCTGGCGCGGGGCCCGcgtcctcctccaggcagccgcCGTCCAGCCCCGCGAGCGCCCCAGCCGCGGGGGCGCCTGAGCCGCGTCTCTTGTCCCCGCAGTCGTGGATCAGTGAGAGCGCGGAGGCCGACGCGCGGCTCCGCCTGGCCGCTGTGTCGGAGCGGGACGGGGGCCAGTACCTCTGTCGAGCCACCAATTTCATAGGCGTGGCCGAGAAGGCCTTTTGGCTGCGCGTTCACGGGCCCCCAGCAGGTAACGCCGCTGTCCCGCGCCCGCTGGCTAGCTCCGGCCCGGCGCCCTGCCCACGTGCCCGCTCCCGCTCGCCCGCTGCCCTGCAGCTCGCCGCCGGCCTGGCCGCCCCGGATCACTGCACCATCTCCTGGGCAACGCTGTCTCGCTCCGGCCCTGCGGCCTGCGCTGACCCTTCCCACCCCACAGTCCCTGCACGCAGTGGCGGCCACATCCCCTGCACCAGCCCCGCCTGCCGTCACCTCTCTCCAGCCCCTGGCTGCGCTGCCTGCTTCCTCCTCGGCTGTCTGTCTGGCTGCCCGCCCGGCCCGCTCCCCATGCTAACCTGCATGCCGCATCCTTGGCGCTGCCAGCCGCTCACCTGCCACACACTCGGGACAGAGGACCTGCCGGTGGAGGGACTGGCTTCAGGCTCGGTGCCGACGAGGAGGCGGCGGCCGCGGTGGCCGTGGCGCGCCGTGGTGGTGGCGGCGTCAGCGTTTTCCTTGCAGGCTGGCGGATTGCCGCGTGGACGCGGCCGTGGTGGCCTGGGTGCTGGGGCTCGCCTATCGTGCGCTCTCCTCTCGTTGTAGACGGCGGGCGCCAACAGCACCGACAAGGAGCTCGAGGTGCTGTCCTTGCACAACGTCAGCTTTGAGGACGCGGGGGAGTACACCTGCCTGGCGGGCAATTCTATCGGGTTTTCCCATCACTCTGCGTGGCTGGTGGTGCTGCCAGGTACCCGCTCCTCCTGCTGGGCTGCTCTGTCGCTGCCGCCCACTCTGGGCCGGGCCGGGGGCTTCAGACAAACCCAAGCTGCCGGCTCCCCCGGGCCTGGTGTGGGAGCAGGGTCCCCGGCCATGTCTGGACGCCGGAGGCCTCCCCTTGAGCTCCCCGCCAGCCTCGGCCGGGTGCCTGGAGGCTCAGGCCGGTGGCTTCGGCATTGCTCGGGTGCGTGGTGGCTCGCTGGGTCTCTGTCCTGGTCTGTCCTGGCTCGCTGCTGCTTCTGGTCCCAGGGCGCTTGCACCGGAGCCTCGGGCCCCCCACCCGGGAGCCCCCCAGGCCCAAGTCCCCCCACCACAGCGGCCTGCGGGGGCAGCGGGCCAGGCCCCCGACGCCGTGTCTTTGCAGCCGAGGAGGAGCTGGTGGAGGCCGGCGAGGCAGGTGGCGTGTACGCGGGTGTCCTCAGCTACGGGGTGGGCTTCTCGCTCTTCGCCCTGGTGGTGGCGGCTGTGACTCTGTGCCGCCTGCGCAGCCCGC is a window encoding:
- the FGFR3 gene encoding fibroblast growth factor receptor 3 isoform X1; this encodes MGSPACALALCVAVAVVAGATSGLPGTELRVGPRAAEAPGSEPGHQEQLVVGSGDTVELNCRLPAPGPSGPTVWVKDGAGLEPSDRVLLWPQRLRLLNASHEDAGTYSCWLRLTRRSLCHFTVRVADAPSSGDDEDSEDEAGDTGEHAAGAPYWTRPERMDKKLLAVPAANTVRFRCPAAGNPTPSISWLKNGREFRGEHRIGGIKLRHQQWSLVMESVVPSDRGNYTCVVENKFGSIQQTYTLDVLERSPHRPILQAGLPANQTAVLGSDVEFHCKVYSDAQPHIQWLKHVEVNGSKVGPDGTPYVTVLKTAGANSTDKELEVLSLHNVSFEDAGEYTCLAGNSIGFSHHSAWLVVLPGTRSSCWAALSLPPTLGRAGGFRQTQAAGSPGPGVGAGSPAMSGRRRPPLELPASLGRVPGGSGRWLRHCSGAWWLAGSLSWSVLARCCFWSQGACTGASGPPPGSPPGPSPPTTAACGGSGPGPRRRVFAAEEELVEAGEAGGVYAGVLSYGVGFSLFALVVAAVTLCRLRSPPKKGLVSPTVHKVSRFPLKRQVTVSLESNASVNSNTPLVRIARLSSGEGPALANVSELELPADPKWELSRARLTLGKPLGEGCFGQVVMAEAIGIDKDRAAKPVTVAVKMLKDDATDKDLSDLVSEMEMMKMIGRHKNILNLLGACTQGGPLYVLVEYAAKGNLREYLRARRPPGMDYSFDTCRLPEEQLTFKDLVSCAYQVARGMEYLASQKCIHRDLAARNVLVTEDNVMKIADFGLARDVHNLDYYKKTTNGRLPVKWMAPEALFDRVYTHQSDVWSFGVLLWEIFTLGGSPYPGIPVEELFKLLKEGHRMDKPANCTHDLYTVMRECWHAAPSQRPTFKQLVEDLDRVLAVTSTDEYLDLSVPFEQYSPGGQDTPSSSSSGDDSVFAHDLLPPDGGGLRT
- the FGFR3 gene encoding fibroblast growth factor receptor 3 isoform X3 gives rise to the protein MGSPACALALCVAVAVVAGATSGLPGTELRVGPRAAEAPGSEPGHQEQLVVGSGDTVELNCRLPAPGPSGPTVWVKDGAGLEPSDRVLLWPQRLRLLNASHEDAGTYSCWLRLTRRSLCHFTVRVADAPSSGDDEDSEDEAGDTGEHAGAPYWTRPERMDKKLLAVPAANTVRFRCPAAGNPTPSISWLKNGREFRGEHRIGGIKLRHQQWSLVMESVVPSDRGNYTCVVENKFGSIQQTYTLDVLERSPHRPILQAGLPANQTAVLGSDVEFHCKVYSDAQPHIQWLKHVEVNGSKVGPDGTPYVTVLKTAGANSTDKELEVLSLHNVSFEDAGEYTCLAGNSIGFSHHSAWLVVLPGTRSSCWAALSLPPTLGRAGGFRQTQAAGSPGPGVGAGSPAMSGRRRPPLELPASLGRVPGGSGRWLRHCSGAWWLAGSLSWSVLARCCFWSQGACTGASGPPPGSPPGPSPPTTAACGGSGPGPRRRVFAAEEELVEAGEAGGVYAGVLSYGVGFSLFALVVAAVTLCRLRSPPKKGLVSPTVHKVSRFPLKRQVTVSLESNASVNSNTPLVRIARLSSGEGPALANVSELELPADPKWELSRARLTLGKPLGEGCFGQVVMAEAIGIDKDRAAKPVTVAVKMLKDDATDKDLSDLVSEMEMMKMIGRHKNILNLLGACTQGGPLYVLVEYAAKGNLREYLRARRPPGMDYSFDTCRLPEEQLTFKDLVSCAYQVARGMEYLASQKCIHRDLAARNVLVTEDNVMKIADFGLARDVHNLDYYKKTTNGRLPVKWMAPEALFDRVYTHQSDVWSFGVLLWEIFTLGGSPYPGIPVEELFKLLKEGHRMDKPANCTHDLYTVMRECWHAAPSQRPTFKQLVEDLDRVLAVTSTDEYLDLSVPFEQYSPGGQDTPSSSSSGDDSVFAHDLLPPDGGGLRT
- the FGFR3 gene encoding fibroblast growth factor receptor 3 isoform X7; the encoded protein is MGSPACALALCVAVAVVAGATSGLPGTELRVGPRAAEAPGSEPGHQEQLVVGSGDTVELNCRLPAPGPSGPTVWVKDGAGLEPSDRVLLWPQRLRLLNASHEDAGTYSCWLRLTRRSLCHFTVRVADAPSSGDDEDSEDEAGDTGEHAAGAPYWTRPERMDKKLLAVPAANTVRFRCPAAGNPTPSISWLKNGREFRGEHRIGGIKLRHQQWSLVMESVVPSDRGNYTCVVENKFGSIQQTYTLDVLERSPHRPILQAGLPANQTAVLGSDVEFHCKVYSDAQPHIQWLKHVEVNGSKVGPDGTPYVTVLKSWISESAEADARLRLAAVSERDGGQYLCRATNFIGVAEKAFWLRVHGPPAAEEELVEAGEAGGVYAGVLSYGVGFSLFALVVAAVTLCRLRSPPKKGLVSPTVHKVSRFPLKRQVTVSLESNASVNSNTPLVRIARLSSGEGPALANVSELELPADPKWELSRARLTLGKPLGEGCFGQVVMAEAIGIDKDRAAKPVTVAVKMLKDDATDKDLSDLVSEMEMMKMIGRHKNILNLLGACTQGGPLYVLVEYAAKGNLREYLRARRPPGMDYSFDTCRLPEEQLTFKDLVSCAYQVARGMEYLASQKCIHRDLAARNVLVTEDNVMKIADFGLARDVHNLDYYKKTTNGRLPVKWMAPEALFDRVYTHQSDVWSFGVLLWEIFTLGGSPYPGIPVEELFKLLKEGHRMDKPANCTHDLYTVMRECWHAAPSQRPTFKQLVEDLDRVLAVTSTDEYLDLSVPFEQYSPGGQDTPSSSSSGDDSVFAHDLLPPDGGGLRT